A stretch of Physeter macrocephalus isolate SW-GA chromosome 6, ASM283717v5, whole genome shotgun sequence DNA encodes these proteins:
- the TM7SF3 gene encoding transmembrane 7 superfamily member 3, producing MELLRLLLLAVLASEPAAAGGAETVGNSSEGLLEFSVGKFRYLELKKPFPEEAILRHISSNVTFLIFQIHSQYQNTTVSFSETLLPNASGTGTDKGLVFILRPEQSICTWHLETSDPEPVQNVAIPLSYSESDPIPGGCNLEFDLDIDSNIYLEYNFFETTIKFAPANLGHARGTDAPPCDVKTGQDSRWRLRYDVYQYFLPENDLTEEALLRHLQRMAEVPQVQANAVKVVTLTADDKTSVSFSSLRGQGVIYNVIVRDPFLNTSAAYVPAHTYACSFEAGEDNCSSLGRVSTKVFFTLFALLGLFICFFGHRFWKTELFFIGFIFMGFFFYILITRLTPIKYDVRLVLTAVAGSVGGIFLVAAWWRFGVLVVCMLCVGLVLGLLVSSVTFFTPLVLPFYQRCRLNASALPQLNILSCGFIGSYSVVLAVDSYLYTSLSYITLNVLKRVLHMDFRRAFINVPFQTNDFIILAVWGMLAVSGITLQIRRERGQPFFPPHPYKVWKRERERRATNILDPSYHIPPLRERLSGRLAQIKELFQKEQPAGERTPLLL from the exons GTCTTCTTGAATTTTCTGTGGGGAAATTTAGATACTTGGAGCTCAAGAAGCCCTTTCCAGAGGAAGCTATTTTGCGTCATATTTCCAGCAATgtcacttttcttattttccaaatacaTTCACAGTATCAGAATAcaacagtttctttttctgag ACTCTCCTTCCCAATGCCTCGGGAACAGGCACTGACAAAGGACTGGTTTTCATTCTTAGACCAGAGCAGAGTATATGCACTTGGCACTTGGAGACTTCAGACCCTGAGCCTGTCCAAAATGTGGCCATTCCACTCTCCTACTCGGAAAGCG ATCCTATCCCTGGTGGTTGTAATTTGGAGTTTGATTTAGACATCGATTCCAACATTTAcctggagtataatttctttgaaACAACTATCAAATTTGCTCCAGCAAACCTAGGTCACGCGAG AGGCACAGATGCTCCGCCGTGTGACGTCAAGACGGGCCAGGACTCCAGGTGGAGGTTACGGTATGACGTCTATCAGTATTTTTTGCCGGAGAACGACCTCACTGAAGAGGCATTGCTAAGGCACCTGCAGAGGATGGCCGAGGTGCCTCAGGTGCAGGCCAATGCTGTCAAG GTGGTTACCCTAACAGCTGATGATAAGACAAgtgtttctttctcctccctccggGGACAAGGTGTCATTTACAACGTCATCGTTAGGGATCCATTTCTAAATACGTCTGCAGCTTACGTCCCTGCTCACACGTACGCTTGCAGCTTTGAGGCAGGGGAGGATAATTGTTCTTCCCTTG gaAGAGTATCTACCAAAGTGTTCTTCACTCTGTTTGCCCTGCTTGGtctcttcatctgtttctttGGACACAGATTCTGGAAAACAG AACTATTCTTTATAGGCTTTATCTTCATGGGATTCTTCTTTTATATACTGATTACAAGACTGACACCTATTAAGTATGATG TCCGCCTGGTTCTGACAGCCGTTGCCGGAAGTGTCGGTGGGATTTTCTTGGTAGCTGCTTGGTGGCGATTTGGAGTCCTTGTGGTCTGCATGCTGTGTGTTGGACTAGTGCTGGGGCTCCTCGTCTCATCAGTGACTTTCTTCACTCCACTGG TATTACCGTTCTACCAGAGGTGCCGCCTAAACGCTTCTGCTCTTCCACAGCTGAACATACTGAGTTGTGGATTCATCGGCTCCTATTCGGTGGTCTTGGCCGTTGACAGTTACTTGTACACAAGCCTTTCCTACATCACTTTGAACGTACTGAAGAGAGTGCTCCACATGGATTTCCGCAGAGCTTTCATAAATGTGCCTTTTCAAACGAATG ACTTTATTATCCTGGCAGTATGGGGGATGCTGGCTGTAAGTGGAATTACGTTACAGATTCGAAGAGAAAGAGGGCAACCGtttttccctccccacccatACAAGGTGTGGAAGCGAGAGCGTGAGCGCAGAGCGACAAACATCCTGGACCCCAGCTACCACATCCCTCCACTGAGAGAGAGGCTCTCCGGCCGATTAGCCCAGATCAAAGAGCTCTTTCAGAAGGAACAGCCAGCCGGAGAAAGAACGCCCCTGCTTCTGTAG